In the genome of Marinomonas algicola, the window CTTTTTCATAATCATCGTGACTAAAGAAATCATTCGACCGATCTTCAGAAGGAAAAGCCAAAACAAAAACGCGATTAATGGGTGTTCCAGATTCATTCATTAAGGTGTCCGATACCTTAAAATCATAACGAAAAAAACCACCG includes:
- a CDS encoding DUF1330 domain-containing protein; translated protein: MFEHCVGLFVSDNALYQQYRDGISALLKEYGGFFRYDFKVSDTLMNESGTPINRVFVLAFPSEDRSNDFFSHDDYEKVRAKFFDASVKHVTLIS